In Rutidosis leptorrhynchoides isolate AG116_Rl617_1_P2 chromosome 6, CSIRO_AGI_Rlap_v1, whole genome shotgun sequence, the DNA window AGATGTCCAAAGTATATTTTCTTTGGCTAATGACGAATCCTTCTTTCGAACGTGCAACTTCAATTCCAAGAAAATACTTTAGTGGACCAAGATCTTTAATACTAAAATTCTTGTGTAGATGTGTTTTAACACTTTCAATGGTTGTGTTATTATTTCCCATCAACAACACATCATCGACATATATCAAGACTATCACATGCGTTGTTGCTTGTCGAAACACAAACATTGAATGATCCGCTTTCGATTGATTGAAGCCAATAGCCAACAAAGACTTCGTAAATTTTTTATACCAATTTCTTGAAGCTTGTTTCAACCCGTAAATTGACTTTTGTAACTTACATACCTTGCCCTCATTTGCATTGTTGAAACCTTGTGGGATTTTCATATAAACTTCTTCATCAAGATCTCCTTGTAAGAATGCATTATTAACATCCATTTGATGGACAATCCAATTTTTCTTGGCGGCTATGGCAAGTGCACATCGAACGGTTACAAGTTATGCAACGGGTGCAAATGTCTCGTGGAAATCGATCCCTTCAATTTGTGTATATCCCTTTGCCACCAAACGTGCCTTATACCTTTCCACCTCTCCATTTGGCTTGAATTTAATTTTGTATACCTATTTGGACTCGATAGCTCTTTTTCCAGGAGGTAAATTTTGTATAATCCATGTTTCATTCTCTTCTAAAGCTTTGATTTCCTTCTTCATTGTCTCACACCACTCCTTGCTTTGTTTTGCTTGTTCAAAAGTTTTTGGTTCATTATGTGATGTAATCGACGCCAAGTAAGCTCGATGAGGCTTTGAAAATCTATCGTAAGACACATATTTGGGCAGAGGGTATGTTGTGGTTGATTTTGAAGCTATTGAAGGTGGCAAGTCAACAACAAATTCGTCTAAATGCTTTGGTGTGCTTCTGTGACGAGTACTTTGCCGCAAAACATCATGATCATTATTTGTTTGATTGTTTTGTGATGTCTCAGCAACTTCGCTTTGTTCTTCATCACTAGCATCATCATTTATTTGATGATTCTCTTGATTATTATCTAAATTTTCAAAATGATCATTTGAATTATGACCATTATTCAAATTTTCTTCCAAGTTGTTTTCTTCCATACTGTTATCTAGTAGCTCTTGTATGTTGGGTAAAGCTTCTTCAAGGTGGTGTTTATTTATGGATTTGTGTCCATTATAATTCGGATCAAATGGAAAACAATCTTCTATAAACGTGACATTTCCGCTAACATGTATCTTTTCACTTTTCAAATCATATAATTTGTAACCCTTTTGTCCCATGGGGTACCCGATAAACACACACGGTCTCCCCTTTTTGCCAAACTTGTCTTGTTTATAGAAGCTATCATGCATGTACGTTAAGCAACCAAACACCCTTAAATGATCGTAATTTGGTTTCTTTCCTAGGAGTACTTCGTATGGTGTTTTGTAATCAATAGTTCTACTAGGTAGTCTATTAATTATATATGTTGCGGTTAGGACACAATCGCAACAAAATTCAATGGGAAGTGACGCTTGAAACCGCAATGCCGACTCATCTCAAGAAGATGTCTATGCTTTCTCTCGACGACTCCGTTTTGTTGCGGAGTATATGGACACGATGTCTCCAATGCAATACCCTTTTCTCTATAAAAATCAAGCATTTCGTTTGATTGAAACTCTACCCCATTATCAGTCCGCAACCTCTTTATGGTAACATTAAATTGGTTGTGAATCATGTTAATAAATCCCTTTAAATTGTGTGTAACTTCAGCCTTGGATTTCAATAGATACACCCACACCCCTTTGCTAAAATCGTCTACAACTGACAAAAAATAGTGAGCTCCACACATAGATGGGTGTTGATACTTACCCCATATATTCACATGTACTAGTTCAAAGCATACAGAAGTATTCGAAATACTAGTAGGAAAAGGAAGACGACTTTGTTTAGCACGTATACAAGAATCACAAAAATGTGTATCTATAGTATGTAAATGCTGTAATTTTCTAAGTACATAATCAGATGCGTGACCTAATCTTCGGTGCCAAGCTAGTTGTTGCTGATAAGTATGTTAACAATTGATATGCGGAATTGTAATGATCGGTTTGTTTGATTATGAGCTGAATTGATACAATTGTTATATGAATGATGAActagaaaagaaaaataaagagaGCAAATAGCTTAATGGATTACATTGTGAATATCTTGGTTAATTTACAATTACAAAGATGAAAGTGTTTTATACACAAATTCGACAACAGCTAATTCCTAATGAAGTATGGACCCAATTTAACTTTTAGAACCACTTTACATAAATGGAATGATGCTATTGTTATAGCCGTTTGACTGATGACTTGGACTGTTGATTATGCTGCTGCTCATTGTCCCTTGTGACCCCTTATACTTGGATATGATGAGACCACTTTTCTCTGATCCAAAGTCAAGTTTCCTTAAAAAGAAATGCAAGTATGTGttgtttattttattttctaacactccccctcaagttgaatagtgagaTTTTCACAATTCAACTTGCCCAATACATCATTGAGGAGTCTTCCGTTGACTAGTCAAAAATCACGAGCTAGTCTTCAAATTTTTTCAATCGATTTCCAACTTGAACTTCATTGATATGCCTCGATCATCAAGCTCCCGACATGAACCCAGTTCAACCTTGAACCTTTACTAGTTCGCCAAGGAGTATTCATTTTCTAGACATGAACCCAGTCTAACTTGGACCTTTATTGGTTCGCCTAGGAATATTCAGATTCCAAACATTAACCCAGTTCATTATTGAACCTTGTTTGGTTCGCTTAGAATATTTAAGTTTACTTTTCCTGACATGAACTCAGTTCAACATGAACCTTGTTTGGTTCGCCAGAAGTATTTAAGTTTCCCGACATGAACCCAGCTTCACTTGAACCTTGTTTGGCTCGCTTGACATAAACCCAGTTCAACTTTAGCCTTGTTTGGTTTGCCTGGAGTATTTTGCTCCATTCCTTAGATGCCTCGGTAATCAACTCACGGTGACGCTAGAATCAATCTCCCCCTCACCCGTGTGTTGGATATGTACCGGAAATATCATAAAATGCAAAGGATTAGTTACGTTGTAATCATAAAATCTTCTCGTAATCATATTCCTCTCTTTTCCACCAACTCACAATGATATTATAATCAAACTCCTCCTCACTTGTGGGTGGGGGTTAAAATAATAAATAGTCTCAAGAAAAAAAAGTCGCAATTAATTTGAAGTGAACATGTGGCCTGTTTCTGTGTTTTTATGAATAAATCAATTTTGAGCTGGATACGAGTCTGTGTCTCCCGTCGAACATACAAGAGTTTTTGGTCcttctcaattttttttttcttttctttttttttttaaatttggagCCTCCCTTTTTAAAAGACTTTAATTTAATAAAGAAGTCCTTTTGTTTTAAATGAACGAAGGTGTATGAATTTACCCAAAAAATTGATACTTTATAAAAGAATAAAAAATcttccaaaaaaaaatatatataaaaaagcttAACTTTACCTCACTTGATAGACAAAATACATTAGAAAGTTGACCGAAAAAAGTTTTATCCATTTATTTATGTTAAAAAGGGATAATATTTTTTGTTCTTTACTTTGAAAAAAAAAAGTTATTTTTGCACTTGTCAAGGCCACTTGACCATATCATAATTTAAAAGTTTGCTTTCTGTCAAAGTTTATCCATTTATTTAAAATAATCGTGATCTTGACGGTTCAATATCAGAATGAACTTTTGACAGCTCTTCATTTCTTAAAAAAATAAAATCTGACCAATTTTTTTGACCTTTTATAACTTTGATAAACTTCTCCTTTTTTACTTGGACTACATTTGAAGTACTCGTTTAACTTGGTTGCAAAACAAGGGCTTTATCTTTCACCCCAACCTTTCTTCCCTATAAATCAGTCTTACTAAACTAGGATTTATATTAACCTTCCCTTTTTCATTAATTGCGATCGTACGATGGTTGTTTTATCTATTGATTCAAACCTAATTGATTCAAACCCTACCCTTTACTTCCCCATCGAGGATTTTCGCTATGAACACGAAATTAAAGGAAAAAGGTTAAAGGATAGAAGGATTTGAGGTGTTAACCCAAACCCTTTACCTGATTCGTGGATTCTCGAAGCCATGAAATCGAAGCAGTTTGTGGAGTCGTTGCCGTCGACTACCGTTGCTGCTCCCTTCGCCGACGTTCAGGTCGttgatttcttttccctttttttcGGTGCCAGGTAAACCCGCCGTTCATTATTAATGGTTGGTGGTGCTCACCGTTGTTGGTAG includes these proteins:
- the LOC139853836 gene encoding uncharacterized protein, producing MHDSFYKQDKFGKKGRPCVFIGYPMGQKGYKLYDLKSEKIHVSGNVTFIEDCFPFDPNYNGHKSINKHHLEEALPNIQELLDNSMEENNLEENLNNGHNSNDHFENLDNNQENHQINDDASDEEQSEVAETSQNNQTNNDHDVLRQSTRHRSTPKHLDEFVVDLPPSIASKSTTTYPLPKYVSYDRFSKPHRAYLASITSHNEPKTFEQAKQSKEWCETMKKEIKALEENETWIIQNLPPGKRAIESK